The genomic stretch CGACGATGGACGAGAGCACAGGGCCGACCTCCCGCAGTCGCCCACGCGGAGCCCGCGAAGTGGACGCGAAGTTCACGTACCAGGCGACGATGCCGGGATTGAACGAGGCAAAGAGCAGCCCGAGGGTCACCTCCTCCTCCCACGGCTGGCCGTCTCGGGTGAACTCGTAGCGCAACTTCCACCCGTGCGCCTCGCCGGGTCCTCCGAATTGCCGAAGGTATTCCTGCGCTATCCACGGCACGCGCTCGACCGCGACCGGCCGAAGACCGCGCAAGTGCGGGAGCGCGCTCGACGCCCAAAACATCTGCACGAACTCCGCCGGATCCTGCACGGGCGGATGGTACAATTGCCCCATGTAGTTGCCCCCGATCGGCATGCTCAGGCCGGGCGGAGGTTGAAACCACGTGAAGTTCGTCACCGGCAGGTACTCCACGCTCGCCTGCGTGCGCGGATCGACGACGCGCAAGCGCGTGTTCGCGAGGATACCCCAGCCGTGCATCCACACGATGTCCCCCTGCCATTGCCAACCATCCGGCACGAGGAAGACGAAACTCTCGACGTTGTTCACCGCCGGATCGCGGATGACGGCGCGGCGAAACCGAATGGCGTCGGCGTTCGCGGAAATCGGCGCGGACTCGCCCACGCGCGGCGCGCTGGCGGCCGGCAGCGGTGGGGGACGCGACACGGGAGCCTGTGCAACACCCGTCGAAGGCAGCGGCGGCGGTTGCGACCCTTGTCCGGAAAAGCCGGGCGCGGACGACAAACGTCGCCGGACGACCTCCACCTGCCACGGGCCATGGTTGCCGCGGACGAGCGTCAACACCACGCGCGTGCCTTCCGGTCCGACGACGAAACCCGGGATCGCATCGAACGCCATGAACTGCACCGAGCGCCCATCGACCGCCAGCAGCTCGTCGCCCGGTTGCACGCCCGCGGCCGCCGCGCCGCCACCCGGCGCGACCTGCGCCACGAACACGCGACCGTCGACTTGTCGCAAAGCGATGCCCGCGCCGAACGTCGCTCCGGCGCCTCCGCCGCCGGCCGCTTGGCCGAACGCGGCGAACGCCGTCGCCCAGCCCGCGAACGAGCACCACCACACACGACACAGCGTGGGAAACGAGACGACCATGGGGTGAAGACCTCCGTGGCCCCAGAAGAAGCCCGTGCCCTCCGGCCGGTCAAGCGCTCGCGTGTATCGCCCCAGCCGATACGCGCGAGTCTCGCGTCACGTCTCGTCCGACCCGGCCGCAGGCGTTTCGCTCGCCAACGTCACGAGGAGCACCTGTCCCTTCATCCGTATGCCGGAGAGTTTCGCGCAAACGGTCTGCACCGCCGCGTCGGCCACGTCGACGATCGCATGCCGCTGGTGCAGATCGATCGCGCCCACGATGCTCGCCGGCTGACGCGTGACGCCCGCGATCTTGCCCACGATGTCGGCCGGAGAGACGAGCTGCTTGCGTCCCACGTTGAAGAACAACGGCGTGAAACCCTTCTGCTTGCCGGTGCGCCCCGGTCGATCGTTGCGCACCTTCTTCGCCGCGGCCGACCCGGCGTCCTCCTCCGCGTCGCCGACGACGCTCGCAGCCGCCCGACCGGCCTCCGTCCACGGCGGCGGCGTGTATCCACCTTTTCGCGACACCGCCCTCTCGGGCTTCGACGCGGTTGCGGCGGCGGGCTCGTGTTCGGGTGCGCGCTCCGGCGCAGTCGTCGTCTTCGGCCTCGGTCGCTCGACCGGAGTCGAAGCGGAAACGGCAATCGGAGCAGGTGCCACCGGCTGCGTAGCTGCTGGTGCCGGAGCCTGTGCCGGCGGAGGCGGAACCGACGCGTCGTCCGGACCCTCGACCGCGCCGCCTTGCAGGAGATGGATCAACGCCGAAGCGATGTCGGTGCTCTGGTAACCTTGATCGAGCAAACGATCGAGCATGCGGTCGTGCTTGCGGAAGCGTCCCCCGTCGAGCACGGCGCGCAACCGCTCGAAGAACTGATTCTCCCGCGCCTCCTCGACCTGATCGAGCGACGGCACCCGCTCGCGCCGGATGTTGAGCCGGGCGTAGCGGATCATCGACTGCAGGTGATACAACTCGCGACCCGAGACGAATGTGATCGCCCGCCCTGAACGCCCGGCCCGGCCGGTCCGCCCGATGCGGTGCGTGTAGTCCTCCGCGTCGTTGGGTAGATCGAAATTGAAGACCACCTCCAGGTCGTCCACGTCGAGCCCGCGCGCCGCCACGTCCGTGGCGATCAGAAACTCGAAACCGCGCCGCTTGAACTTCTCCATCACGCGCGTGCGCTGCGCCTGCGTGATGTCGCCGTGCAGACGATCCACCGCGTAACCACGCGCGTGCAGGTGTTCGTCGAGTTCGTCCACCGCGAGCTTGGTCGCGCAAAAGACGATTCCGTAACGGAAGTCGTGCAGATCGATCAGGCGCGTGAGCACCTCCAACTTCGAACGCCGGTCGATCTCGTAATACACCTGATCCACCTTGGGCGCGTTCTGCGCGTGGGTCTCCACCTTCACCCACGCCGGATCCTTCGCGGAGCGCCGGATCATCTCTTGGATCACGCGCGGCATGGTAGCCGAGAAGAACAACAACTGCCGCCCTGCCGGCGTCGCCGCGACGACGCGCTCGATGTCTTCCCGGAAACCCATGTCGAGCATCCGATCCGCCTCGTCGAGCACGAGCATCTGCAGCGCGTCCAACTTCAACGTCCCGCGCTCGATGTGATCGATCACGCGCCCGGGTGTGCCGATCACGATCTGCGCTCCGGCCGCAAGGGCGCGAAACTGCCTCTCGTAAGACTGCCCGCCGAAGATCGGCACCTCCATCACGCCGCGCTTGAACGACGCCAGTTTCGCCACCTCCTCCGCCACCTGCAGCGCCAACTCGCGCGTCGGGCACAGGACGAGCGCCTGCACGGCCCGTTTCTTGGGATCCACTCTCTCCACTGCCGGGATCGCGAACGCCACCGTCTTGCCCGAACCCGTCGAAGACTGACCGACGACGTCGCGGCCCGAAAGAATGACCGGGATCGCCGCCGTCTGGATGGGCGAAGCCTCTTCGAAACCCATCTTGTCGACGGCCTTCAACACCTCGGGCGACAGCCCCAACTCGGCGAAACGCAACTTGTCCATCCCGCCACCATGCACGTCCCGCCTGCGAACACCAGAGCGGCGATGCCCGCCCTGCGCCCACCTGGAAGGTTGCGAGCTTGCCTTCGCCGGCACTTCAGACATTTCTGTCGCGACCGAAATCACTGACCGTCGTGAACACCATCTCTCCAGTCCAACAACGCTTCATCCTCCACTGGGGAGAGATGGGGGCGCGCTGGGGCATCAACCGCACGGTCGCCCAGATCCACGCGCTGCTCTACATCTCGGAAAAGCCCCTCCACGCCGAGGACATCGCCGCCGTCCTCCGAGTCGCCCGGTCCAACGTCAGCACGAGCCTGCGCGAACTCCAAGGCTGGGGCATCGTCCGCCTCGTCCACGTCATGGGCGACAAACGCGACCACTTCGAGACGGTGAAGGACGTCTGGGAACTCTTCCGCACGGTGCTCGATGAGCGCAAGAAACGCGAGATCGACCCCACGCTCGCCCTCCTGCGCGAATGCATCGCCGAAGCCGAGAAGGACGCCTCCGCGACCGACGACTACACCGAAACGCGGCTGCGCGAACTGCACGGCTTCTTCGAGACGACGACCAACTGGTACCAGACCATCCGCTCTTGGCCCACGCCCGCCTTGCTCAAAGTGATGAAGCTCGGCGACCGCGCCCTGAAACTGCTCGGCCTCGGCGGAAACTGAACGCTCCGCGCCCGCCTTCACCCGACCCGCCCCCTTCCCTCCGACCGACCACTGCCATGACCTCCCGACACGTCGCCGCTTTCCTCGAACGCCTCGCCCGCGCGGCCGGCGGCTTCACCGCCGAATGGCGCGATCTCGTCGCGTTGCACTTCGCGGTCCCACACGAAACACTCGCGCCGCACGTCCCGTACCCGCTCGATGTCCGCAACGGCCTCGCCTTCACCACCCTCGTGGCCTTCGAGTCCGCCGACACTTGGCCAGCCCGCCTCTCCGTCCATGGAGCGCCCGATCGTGGATCGGCCCGACAAGACGTCGTCCTCTACGCATGCGTGCGAGGCCCCGCCGGTCCCGGTTCCCACATCCTCGCCGAGTGGCGACACGGCGCCGCCGGCTTTTTCGCCCGCAATTCCGCCTACGGCCTCCCCCCGCGGTCGGCCCTGATCGACCGTGCCGTCCTCCGTGCCGCCGGACTCGGCCGTATCGTGCTCGTGGATACCGAGACGGAACTGGCCGCTTCCTTCGTCTTCCCTTGCAAGCCCGACTCCGCCGGTACCCGACCGGCGCCCGGCTCGATGGAAGCCTTCCTCTTCGAACGTCCCGTCGCCTACTGCGGTTGCGAGGATTCCGCACACGCCTTCACCCTCGACCACGAACCGTGGGAACCCGCGCCGTTCCGGCTCGCGCGCACCAACACGCCTCTCTTCGACCACTTGTATCCATGGTTCAAGGACGCGTTCTGCGTCGGCGGGCACCTGTTGACGGGCGCTCATCGAGTGGAGATCGGCCCCCCGGCGCCCGCTCACGGGGAGCCCGCCGTCGCACTCCAGACCCGCCTCGCGCGCAGCGCGACCTGAGTTTCACTCAACCATCCGTTCCGGCTCGCGCCTTCTCCAGCCATCGCGCGACTTCGTCCGCACCGCGACCGCCCGGATCGAACGCCGACCAGAAGTCGTTCGCCGCCTGCAAGCGCTCCAGCGCGGACGCGGTTCGCCCGACTCCGAGATCGATACGCGCGAGCCCGAGTAGGGCTTCCGCCCAAGCCGGATGCGGGTGCACCTCGAGGCGCGTGTAGATCGCCCACGCTTCCTCCAGGTCGGCTGCCGCCGCTTCCTCGCGCCCGGCCCCCAACCCCGCGAGCCCGCGCTCGACCAGAATCCGCACACGTTCCCAATCGTCGCGCATGCCGGGCGCGATCAGCTCGAGTGCCGACGACAAATCGATCCAAGCCTGCTCGTAATCGCCGGACAACCTTTCGACCGTCCCGATGGCGAACAACGCGAAGCGTCGATTCCGGTCGTCCAGTTGCATCGCCCGTAGTTGTTCGAGTGTTTCCCGCGCCTCCTCCGCCCGCCCGAGCCCCGCGAGTACCATCGCCCGGTTCGCCCGCGAGCTGGTCGAAATCCAGTGTGCCGGACCGAGAAGTTCTTCGAGGATCTCCACTGCCTCGTTCAGATCCGTCAGCGCCGCATCGAAGCGGCGCGCGAGCAGCAGCGTCACCCCGCGCATGCCCACCGTCACGGCGTAGTTGAAGGACTTGCGTTCCGTATGTGCGGAGAGGATACGCACCGATCGGTCGTGCTGCTCGAGCGCGCGCGTCAGGTCGCCGGTTTTTCGCAGCTCCGCCGCGAGCGAACCGGCCGTGAATCCGGCGACCATGCTCGATTCGCCGAAGAGCCGGCCGTGATCGGCGAGCACCTGCCCGAGTTCCTCGACCGAACGGTGGCAATGCCCGGCGAAACCGTAGGCACGCGCCCGCACTTCACGCGCGAGGGTGAGAAAAGGATGTTGCGGACGATCCGCGCAACCGCGCTCCACGACTCCGAGCACCTCGTCGAGCCGCTCCAGGATCGAATCCTCGAACTGCCGCGCGTAGATCACGGCCTCCGCCGCCACCAGCGCCGCGCCGATCGTGCGCGGGTGGCGCTCGCCGAGCGCTGTCCGCGCGAAGGACACCGCCTCGTCGCCCGCGGCCTCCGCCTCCGCGAAGCGACCGTCCTCGATCTCGAGGTGGATCAGATTCGTCAACGCGTGCACGAGGCGTTCCGGGTGGTCGTCGGCCGCGGCCCGAAAAACCCCGAGCAGCGCCTCCAACTCGGTTCGCATCTCGCGCGTGCGCCCGCGGAGCCGCTGCACGTCCGTCGCAAGCAACCGCGCCTCGAGCGCAAGCGGGTGCGTGGGGCGCAGGCGCGCAGCGGCTTCGGTGTTCGCCTGCCTCACCGCCTCCTCGGCGGCGTCGGTTTCTCCCAAGCTCACGAGGCCGGCCGAAACCAAGACGAGAAGTTCTATCCGCAGCTCGGGATTCTCCGTCCCCACTTCTTCGATACGCTCGCGCGCCTGCCGAAAGAGACGAGCCACGGACACCTCGCCGCCGCGGCCGTGGTACGGATCCGCCTCCGTGAAGAGCGTGGCGACGAAATCCCGTACCTCCCCCGCCCGTCTCCGCTCTTCGAATACGGCCTGCGCCTGCACGAGAGCCACCGCGAGTCCTCCCGCAGCGGTCGTCGCCACCGCGACCGCGCCGATCACCGCCAAACGATTGCGCCGTACGAATCGCGACGACCGGTAGGTCCATGCATCGGGTCGCGCCGTCACCGGTAGACCACGCAGATGCCGCTCGAGGTCGTCGACGAGAGCGACCACGGTCGCGTAGCGATCCTCCGGGCGCTTCTTCAGCGCCTTCGCCACGATGGTGTCGAGGTCGCCCCGCAACGCGCGCCGTAACGCGCGCTCCTGTACGACCGTGCTCGGAGCCGGCGGATCCACGTGCAGGATCGCCTCCTCCAATTCCGCAGCCGTGCCCCGGGCGAGGCGGTACGGACGCTCGCCGGCGAGCAACTCGTACAAGACCACTCCGAGCGAGTAGACGTCCGACGCCGTCCCGACCGTTTCCCCGCGAATCTGCTCGGGCGAAGCGTAGTCGGGCGTGAGCGCGCGACCCGAAACCCGCGTCAGCTCCGAGGCCACGACCCCGCCCGCACCGGTCAACCGCGCGATGCCGAAGTCGAGCAGACGGACCTGCCCGTCGCCGGTG from Opitutales bacterium ASA1 encodes the following:
- a CDS encoding GbsR/MarR family transcriptional regulator — translated: MNTISPVQQRFILHWGEMGARWGINRTVAQIHALLYISEKPLHAEDIAAVLRVARSNVSTSLRELQGWGIVRLVHVMGDKRDHFETVKDVWELFRTVLDERKKREIDPTLALLRECIAEAEKDASATDDYTETRLRELHGFFETTTNWYQTIRSWPTPALLKVMKLGDRALKLLGLGGN